Proteins encoded within one genomic window of Triticum aestivum cultivar Chinese Spring chromosome 2D, IWGSC CS RefSeq v2.1, whole genome shotgun sequence:
- the LOC123049848 gene encoding putative F-box protein At2g33200 — protein MEAVTLSAVSIGATNDKEAQRRSIAPTDAPDAADWSGLLQDLLLAIMAALDVPSLVRSGAVCTSWRDAYSTFRLPALKQAPCLLYACDEYGPKEAALYCPSTNATFRVPFPGPPHEKRGFVFSCHGWVFAADEVGDPYLFNPITGVQAALPPVKTLSGRDEDFYDDEGKHVIDPGSDDENEDQKTSILWARDSEYIRVAISSAAEVTACTVLIMHNPDSMLSFAKPGDKRWTLLPNLQTRQTGGVSDVLYNDKDGLF, from the coding sequence ATGGAAGCAGTAACCTTGTCCGCCGTCTCCATCGGGGCGACCAATGACAAGGAGGCGCAACGAAGGTCAATCGCTCCGACAGATGCGCCCGACGCCGCCGATTGGTCTGGCCTGCTGCAGGACCTCCTGCTGGCCATCATGGCGGCGCTGGATGTCCCCAGCCTCGTCCGTTCCGGCGCCGTCTGCACGTCCTGGCGGGACGCCTACAGCACCTTCCGCCTCCCCGCGCTGAAGCAAGCGCCGTGCCTGCTCTACGCCTGCGACGAGTACGGACCCAAGGAGGCCGCCCTGTACTGCCCCTCCACCAACGCCACCTTCCGTGTCCCCTTCCCCGGCCCACCGCACGAGAAGCGAGGCTTCGTCTTCTCGTGCCACGGCTGGGTGTTCGCTGCCGATGAAGTCGGCGACCCGTACCTCTTCAACCCCATCACCGGCGTCCAGGCCGCGCTCCCGCCGGTCAAGACGCTCTCGGGCCGCGACGAGGACTTCTACGACGATGAAGGCAAGCATGTCATCGACCCCGGGAGTGATGACGAGAACGAAGACCAGAAAACCAGCATCCTCTGGGCACGAGATTCAGAGTATATCCGGGTCGCCATCTCCTCCGCAGCCGAGGTGACTGCATGCACTGTCCTGATCATGCACAATCCAGATTCGATGCTCTCGTTTGCCAAGCCGGGCGATAAGCGGTGGACATTGCTCCCCAACCTTCAAACACGTCAAACCGGTGGTGTCAGTGATGTTCTTTACAACGATAAGGACGGCCTGTTCTAA